The sequence ACGCCGAACCACTGGCACTCGCTCGCGACGGTATGGGCCTGCCAGGCCGGCAAGGACGTCTATGTGGAGAAGCCGCTCTCGCATGAAGTCTGGGAGGGCCGTCAAGTGGTCGCGGCGGCGAAGCAATACGGGCGGATTGTGCAGCACGGCACGCAACGCCGCTCGGAAAGCAACTGGGTCCGCGATATGGCGCTGCTCCAGTCCGGCGAGATTATTGGGCCGCTCTACATGGCCCGCGCCCTGTGCTACAAGCGCCGCGACGGCCTCACTGCGGCGGGGGACCAGGAACCGCCGGCGCACCTGCACTGGCGCATCTGGCAGGGGCCCGCGACGGAGAAACCCTATAATCCCCTGTATGTGCACTACAACTGGCACTGGTTCTGGCACTACGGCAACGGCGACATCGGCAATCAAGGCGTGCATCAAATGGACGTCGCCGCGTGGGGCATGAACAAGGGGCTGCCCGTCAAGGTTCAAAGCGCGGGCGGGCGTTACACCTACAAGGACCCGTGCGAAACGCCGAACACGCAGGTGGCGACGTTCACCTACTCCGACGGCACGATGACCGTCTTCGAGGTGCGCGGACGCTGGACAAACAGCGAGGAGGGCGTTGGCGTCGGAAACCTCTTCTATGCGGACCGGGGCTACTTCGTCGAGGGCAAGGGGTTCTTCAGTGAGAAAGGGGAAGCCATACCGGTCGACCCGGCGAAATATCCCGAACCGGAGTCCGCCGGGCCGTTCGAGAACTTCCTGCGCGCGGTGCGCGACCGCAATGACCAGCTTGTCCACGGCACGGCGCTCGAGGGGCACATCGCGTCCGCGCATTGCCATCTGGCCAATGTCGCCTACCGGCTCGGGCGCGCCATCGATTTCGACCCCGCGACGGAGACGTGTCCGCACGACGAGGAAGCGAATGCGATGCTCAGGCGCGAGTATCATCCCGACTTCGCGGTTCCGCCGCTCGCGTGACCGCGCGGTCCGGTTTATTGTACCCATAAGGGACTTAGGATTCCAGGCCCCTTTTATATTAGGAGTTAGATATGTTAGACAACGCGGTGCTTGACCGCTGCGCCGCCTTCTCGATGGACGGCATCCGCCATGTGATCGAATCGTTCGGCCCGCGCGAGCCGGGCGGCGAGGGCGAAACGCGCGCCCAGGCGCATTTTGCCGGCCTGTTGAAGCCGTGGGCGGACGAAATCCGGACGGAGCCCTTCGCAGTGCGTCCGCCCGCGCTCATGGGCTTCATGCCCGTTGCGGGCGCGCTGTTTTTCGCCGCGATCCTGGCGTATTGGCTCTTCCCGGCGCTCGCGCTGCTGTTCACGGCGGGCGCGCTGCTGGTGGTTGTGCTGCAATTCGTGCTCTACCGCCAGTTCCTGGACCCGCTGTTCCCGGCGCGCGTCTCGCACAACGTCGTCGCAACGCGCCGCGCCGCGGGCGAGCGCAAACGCCGGATCATCGTGTCCGGACACGCCGACGCCGCCTATGAGTGGACTTTCAGCTACTACGGCGGCGTGGGCCTGTTGAAGCTCGCAATCGTGAGCATGCTGCTTGCCGGCGTCTTCAAGGTGGGGCTGGACGT is a genomic window of Candidatus Hydrogenedentota bacterium containing:
- a CDS encoding Gfo/Idh/MocA family oxidoreductase, which produces MSGLSRRRFLGASAAAVVAAGAMARGTVFGANDRIGVCVAGVNGRGTAHIGGFSDSDRSEVVALCDPDEQVLEQRAKELEKRTGKAPKKYVDIRDALADESIHVLGIATPNHWHSLATVWACQAGKDVYVEKPLSHEVWEGRQVVAAAKQYGRIVQHGTQRRSESNWVRDMALLQSGEIIGPLYMARALCYKRRDGLTAAGDQEPPAHLHWRIWQGPATEKPYNPLYVHYNWHWFWHYGNGDIGNQGVHQMDVAAWGMNKGLPVKVQSAGGRYTYKDPCETPNTQVATFTYSDGTMTVFEVRGRWTNSEEGVGVGNLFYADRGYFVEGKGFFSEKGEAIPVDPAKYPEPESAGPFENFLRAVRDRNDQLVHGTALEGHIASAHCHLANVAYRLGRAIDFDPATETCPHDEEANAMLRREYHPDFAVPPLA